A region from the Spirochaeta thermophila DSM 6192 genome encodes:
- the rlmB gene encoding 23S rRNA (guanosine(2251)-2'-O)-methyltransferase RlmB, translating to MRSVYITGKRAVETYLVDPGVRERVVCLYVTDPHHHRHFLSLAREAGIRSEVCSAQELSRYVGSHRGFALEVLRTFKEATLDDLCERAEENALLVALDHLQDPHNVGAILRSADQFGALGVILPERRAVKDAATISKSSSGADAFVPVVVETNLRRALLHVKEAGFWVYGADMEGQPVHEVDLSGRVCLVLGAEGKGLSRLLREEVDLLVAIPARGHVDSFNVSVAAGILMYEVRRQQGWF from the coding sequence ATGCGCTCGGTGTACATCACGGGGAAGAGGGCCGTTGAGACCTATCTCGTGGACCCAGGGGTGAGGGAGCGGGTGGTCTGCCTCTATGTGACCGATCCGCACCATCACCGCCACTTCCTCTCGCTCGCACGGGAGGCCGGCATACGGAGCGAGGTCTGTTCCGCACAGGAGCTCTCCAGATACGTGGGATCCCACAGGGGGTTCGCGCTCGAAGTGCTCCGCACCTTCAAGGAGGCCACCCTCGATGATCTGTGCGAACGAGCGGAGGAGAACGCCCTCCTCGTGGCGCTCGATCACCTCCAGGACCCGCACAACGTGGGCGCCATCCTCCGTTCCGCGGATCAGTTCGGAGCTCTTGGCGTGATCCTCCCGGAACGGCGTGCGGTGAAGGACGCCGCGACCATCTCCAAGAGCTCGAGCGGGGCCGATGCCTTCGTGCCCGTGGTGGTGGAGACGAACCTCCGGCGGGCCCTCCTCCACGTGAAGGAGGCGGGGTTCTGGGTCTACGGTGCCGACATGGAAGGGCAGCCTGTACACGAGGTGGATCTCTCGGGCCGGGTCTGTCTGGTGCTCGGGGCCGAGGGCAAGGGGCTTTCCCGCCTCCTCCGGGAGGAAGTCGACCTGCTCGTCGCCATCCCTGCCCGCGGGCACGTGGACTCGTTCAACGTGTCGGTGGCGGCCGGCATCCTCATGTACGAGGTGCGCAGGCAGCAGGGGTGGTTCTAG
- the dusB gene encoding tRNA dihydrouridine synthase DusB has product MNGHTRTEPLRIGDRLIPGNLFLAPLAGVSDLPFREVCISFGASMTYTEMVSAEGIVYHTGKTFSLVQRGPEERFWGIQLFSSRPDMLARAVEVLSPLAPTLFDLNCGCPVPKVVKTGAGAALMRDPERVYAMVKAMRQASPVPVTVKIRSGWDEHSLTYREVAQAAFEAGAGAVCLHPRTRAQGYAGAARWEHIADLKARHPSHPIIASGDILSPEAARAVVEETGCDAVLVARGALGAPWIFRQIRDLQEKGGYAPISLRERVETMRAHLERAIAYKGEGIACREMRKHMGWYVKGLPGAARVRERLVRASTREAYLAILAELLPDGESVR; this is encoded by the coding sequence ATGAACGGACATACCCGTACGGAGCCTCTGCGGATAGGGGACCGTCTCATCCCAGGCAACCTGTTCCTCGCCCCGCTCGCAGGTGTCTCGGACCTCCCCTTCCGGGAGGTCTGCATCTCCTTCGGCGCATCCATGACCTATACGGAGATGGTCTCGGCGGAAGGGATCGTCTACCACACGGGGAAGACCTTTTCGCTCGTCCAAAGAGGCCCGGAGGAGAGGTTCTGGGGCATACAGCTGTTCAGTTCACGTCCCGATATGCTCGCCCGTGCCGTGGAGGTGCTCAGTCCCCTCGCCCCCACCCTCTTCGACCTCAACTGTGGATGTCCCGTCCCCAAGGTGGTGAAGACCGGTGCAGGGGCGGCGCTCATGAGAGACCCGGAACGCGTGTACGCCATGGTGAAGGCCATGAGACAGGCCTCGCCCGTACCGGTGACCGTGAAGATCCGCTCGGGATGGGACGAGCACTCGCTCACCTACCGGGAGGTGGCCCAGGCGGCCTTCGAGGCGGGGGCGGGAGCGGTCTGCCTCCATCCCCGCACCCGGGCCCAAGGCTATGCCGGAGCCGCCCGATGGGAACACATCGCAGACCTCAAGGCGCGACATCCCTCACACCCGATCATCGCTTCGGGCGACATCCTCTCCCCCGAGGCCGCGAGGGCGGTCGTGGAGGAGACGGGCTGTGACGCCGTCCTCGTCGCCCGCGGCGCCCTCGGCGCTCCGTGGATCTTCCGCCAGATCCGCGATCTGCAGGAGAAGGGCGGGTATGCGCCCATCTCCCTTCGGGAGCGGGTGGAGACGATGCGCGCGCATCTCGAGCGGGCCATCGCATACAAGGGGGAAGGGATCGCCTGCAGGGAGATGAGGAAGCACATGGGCTGGTACGTGAAAGGCCTCCCCGGCGCCGCACGGGTGAGGGAACGTCTGGTGAGGGCCTCGACCCGGGAGGCCTACCTCGCCATCCTGGCGGAACTCCTCCCGGACGGGGAATCGGTCCGCTAG
- the dnaJ gene encoding molecular chaperone DnaJ — translation MAKRDYYEVLGVPRNATKDEIKRAYRKLALKYHPDRNPGDKEAEEKFKEISEAYEVLSDDRKREAYDKFGFAGLEGMAGGPGGGASGDFSSVFRDFEDLFGGFGDFGDIFDTFFGGGRRSSRARARNEGGADLRYDLEVDFLDAAFGRKVEIAYTRHAECSSCGGTGSADGRGRTVCPVCGGAGRVRRSSGFFSITTDCPQCGGAGYVIERPCRVCGGTGVAQKTQRLKVTIPPGVEDGERLHIPQMGDAGPHGGGPGDLYVVIHVRPHPHFKRRGADVYCAVPVSITKAILGGDVLITGLEGKQIKLRIPPGSQHGRVLRIRGEGLPHRHNPSTRGDLYVELHVKVPEHLSAQERELLRQLDALMGDTDSMNPLPADEIMALK, via the coding sequence TTGGCAAAACGCGACTACTACGAGGTCCTGGGGGTGCCCAGGAACGCGACGAAGGATGAGATAAAACGGGCCTACCGGAAGCTCGCCCTCAAGTATCACCCGGACAGGAATCCGGGGGACAAGGAGGCCGAGGAGAAGTTCAAGGAGATAAGCGAGGCCTACGAGGTCCTCTCGGACGACAGGAAGCGGGAGGCCTACGACAAGTTCGGTTTTGCCGGGCTGGAAGGGATGGCCGGAGGCCCGGGAGGCGGCGCCTCCGGCGATTTTTCCTCCGTGTTCCGTGATTTCGAAGACCTCTTCGGCGGATTCGGGGATTTCGGTGACATCTTCGACACCTTCTTCGGAGGGGGGCGACGCTCCTCCCGTGCCCGCGCCCGGAACGAAGGGGGGGCGGACCTGCGTTACGACCTGGAGGTGGACTTCCTCGATGCGGCCTTTGGGCGCAAGGTGGAGATCGCCTACACCCGGCACGCCGAGTGTTCGAGTTGCGGTGGCACGGGATCGGCGGACGGGAGGGGAAGGACGGTCTGCCCGGTCTGCGGTGGTGCGGGGCGTGTGCGGAGGAGTTCCGGCTTCTTCTCCATCACCACGGACTGTCCTCAGTGTGGTGGAGCCGGTTACGTGATAGAGCGTCCCTGCAGGGTGTGCGGGGGGACCGGCGTGGCGCAGAAGACCCAACGCCTCAAGGTCACCATCCCTCCGGGGGTGGAGGACGGTGAGCGTCTCCACATCCCACAGATGGGGGATGCCGGTCCGCACGGTGGGGGGCCGGGCGACTTGTACGTGGTGATCCACGTCCGGCCCCATCCCCACTTCAAGCGGCGCGGAGCCGATGTCTACTGTGCCGTCCCTGTGAGCATCACCAAGGCCATCCTGGGGGGAGATGTCCTCATCACCGGGCTGGAGGGGAAACAGATAAAGCTACGGATCCCGCCCGGGAGCCAGCACGGTCGTGTGCTCCGCATCAGGGGCGAGGGGCTTCCCCACCGTCACAATCCTTCCACCCGGGGGGATCTCTACGTGGAGCTCCACGTGAAGGTGCCTGAGCATCTCTCGGCTCAGGAGAGGGAGCTCCTCCGGCAACTCGACGCCCTGATGGGGGACACCGATTCGATGAATCCTCTCCCCGCCGACGAGATCATGGCGCTCAAGTGA